The following DNA comes from Streptococcus pasteurianus.
CCTATACTTTTGGCAACACAATAAATTTTTGAACAGTACTCAACCTCCTCAATGATATTGAAGGCATTCAGTAAATCCTGAGCACCTGCCAAGATACCGTGGTTAGCAAGAAAGACTGCACGTCTATCTTTCATAGCCTCAGCAGCGTTTTCAGCTAATTCCTTAGTCCCATATGTGGCATAATCTGCTACTCGGACATCCTTTCCTGCTACAGCAATCATATAGTGGCTAGCTAGCAATGGTTCTCTTAGCACTGACAGAACGGTTCCGTAAGTGGTATGGGCGTGAATGACTGCATCAAGGTCCTCTCGTTGCTGGTATTGAATCAGGTGCATATACCACTCGCTAGAAGGAAGTTTTTCACCTTCGACTACTCTCCCTTCCAAGTCCATGATAACGATATCCTCTTCCTTGATTTCAAAGAAATCAATTCCAGATGGAGTAATTGCTATTAGACCTTTTTCACGGTTAAATACGCTCAAGTTCCCACCAGTACCTTTGGTTAAGCCTTCAGTAACTAACTTTTTACCGTACTTTATAAGTTCCTTTCTTTCTTTTCCCATAAACATAAAGTATTCTCCTTTTATTTACTATATAGCGGTCCTAAAACCTCACACATCTTGAAATCCGCTGCTTCTAAATCTTTAGTACCAACACCGTCAAAAATGCTTGGACGGAAAATTCGTTCTCTTGGAATATTGTGGAGGGCTACTGGGATTCGCAACATACTAGCCAGAGTGATAACTTCCGCACCAATGTGTCCATGAACAAAGGCACCGTGGTTAGAACCCCAATGATTCATAACATCATAAACCGTTTCAAAACCAGATTCTCCAAGATTCGGAGCAAACCAGGTTGTTGGCCATGTTTTATCTGTTCGCTCATCCAAGGTATAGTGTACTTCATCATCCAATGGGCAGGTGTAGCCTTCGGCAATCTGTAGACTTGGACCAACACCCTTGACTAAATTGACACGAATTAAGGTTACAGGTAACTCACCTTGAGTTTTGAAGTGAGAAGAATAAC
Coding sequences within:
- a CDS encoding L-fuculose-phosphate aldolase produces the protein MFMGKERKELIKYGKKLVTEGLTKGTGGNLSVFNREKGLIAITPSGIDFFEIKEEDIVIMDLEGRVVEGEKLPSSEWYMHLIQYQQREDLDAVIHAHTTYGTVLSVLREPLLASHYMIAVAGKDVRVADYATYGTKELAENAAEAMKDRRAVFLANHGILAGAQDLLNAFNIIEEVEYCSKIYCVAKSIGEPVILPDEEMELMAEKFKTYGQRK